One Corynebacterium uterequi DNA segment encodes these proteins:
- the cmrA gene encoding mycolate reductase (Catalyzes the final step in mycolic acid biosynthesis.), which translates to MSLPPPSPTAIAVVTGASQGIGEAIARRLASSGHNLLLVARRADVLDRIAEELTSAHGVTVEVHAADLSQEDQVTELIEALDGREVSILVNSAGIASFGPFLRQDWTYEQQQFQLNATAVFRLTHACVHPMVARGSGAILNVGSAAGNLPIPNNATYVFTKAGVNTFTEALHYELAGTGVHCTLLAPGPVREPEIPEAERSIVDKVVPDFLWTTYESCAVDALEALSRNRRRVVPGPLSKAMDVVSTYGPKPLLSRVLGAFYAKMG; encoded by the coding sequence ATGTCTCTTCCTCCCCCCTCCCCTACCGCCATCGCCGTGGTCACCGGTGCCTCGCAGGGAATCGGCGAGGCCATCGCCCGCCGCCTGGCTAGCTCCGGGCACAACCTGTTGCTCGTTGCCCGGCGCGCCGACGTGCTAGACCGAATCGCCGAAGAGCTCACCTCTGCCCACGGCGTCACCGTCGAGGTTCATGCGGCCGACCTGTCGCAGGAGGACCAGGTCACTGAGCTGATCGAGGCCCTCGACGGCCGGGAGGTGTCCATCCTCGTCAACTCGGCCGGCATCGCCAGCTTCGGCCCCTTCCTGCGCCAGGATTGGACCTATGAGCAGCAACAATTCCAGCTCAACGCCACGGCCGTGTTCCGGCTCACCCACGCCTGCGTTCACCCCATGGTCGCCCGAGGCTCGGGGGCGATTCTCAACGTCGGCTCTGCGGCCGGGAACCTGCCCATCCCCAACAACGCGACGTATGTGTTCACCAAGGCGGGCGTCAACACCTTCACCGAGGCGCTGCACTACGAGCTCGCGGGAACGGGAGTGCACTGCACGTTGTTGGCACCGGGGCCGGTGCGAGAGCCGGAGATCCCGGAGGCCGAGCGCAGCATCGTGGACAAGGTGGTCCCGGACTTTTTGTGGACGACGTACGAGTCCTGCGCCGTCGACGCTTTAGAGGCGCTGTCGCGCAATCGCCGACGGGTGGTGCCCGGCCCCTTGTCCAAGGCGATGGACGTCGTGTCCACCTATGGCCCGAAACCGCTGCTCAGCCGGGTCCTCGGCGCGTTCTACGCCAAGATGGGCTAG
- the nrdD gene encoding anaerobic ribonucleoside-triphosphate reductase: protein MRLATQASPTRQRTLTVRTRDGRTCAFRPSAVATAIDAATRHAGCALRPARLDALVNAVCDRLDALVATDPSRPVTTAQIDAAVLAVLDPHHAAAYREAAKRRRRAVTEAADVAAALERVNRRDAKVMAENGNKDARTFVVQRELLAGAVHKAEGLAMLPADVRRAHVEGLIHVHDLDRSPFAAMPNCSLPDFEYLLSHGFSLGNAVITPPQSIGVAATVLVQLLGAISGEQYGGISVHELDRLLEPFAEKSLEKNRALYAEVIDDAERIDELAQTKTAKDIYDAMQAFEYQVNTLTTSAAQTPFTSISMGLGTSWCAREIQKAILAVREQGMSGHTAIFPKILYIVDEGINLAEGDPNYDIKKRAMACSMRRIYPDLLSAPRIRELKDGQMITPMGCRSFLHPWRNSRGEYELVGRNNLGVVSVNLPRIATAARGSVEDFFAGLDDAVAVALRGLKLREEVVLSADLDNAPLMYTQGGMGDPTGKTCVRDYYTGDNEKRSSISLGYIGVHNALVALTGNERWHDDPEAVALSHRILERLGELVDAAQPSFHAFVSLYATPSESLCDRFAELDRAYFGTLTGVNDREYYENSFHYASYLPTNPVAKIRFESRYMSATPGGFMYYVEAPNLSVNPRAFEALWDEAYDYVGYFGINSPVDTCFECGFEGEFTCDSEGYCCPGCGNRDENKASVTRRLCGYLGSPMKRPVVHGKQSEINARVKHL, encoded by the coding sequence ATGCGCCTCGCTACCCAGGCTTCACCCACCCGCCAGCGGACCCTCACGGTGCGCACTCGCGACGGCCGGACCTGCGCCTTTCGACCTTCCGCGGTAGCCACCGCGATCGACGCCGCCACCCGGCACGCTGGCTGCGCCTTGCGGCCCGCGAGGCTCGACGCGCTCGTTAACGCCGTCTGCGACCGGCTCGACGCGCTCGTAGCAACCGACCCGTCACGCCCGGTGACCACCGCGCAGATCGACGCCGCCGTCCTCGCCGTGTTAGATCCGCACCACGCCGCGGCGTACCGAGAGGCCGCGAAGCGCCGTCGCCGCGCCGTAACGGAGGCGGCCGACGTCGCCGCCGCCCTGGAGCGCGTCAACCGCCGCGACGCCAAGGTCATGGCCGAAAACGGCAACAAAGACGCCCGCACCTTCGTCGTCCAGCGAGAGCTGCTGGCCGGGGCGGTACACAAGGCCGAAGGACTGGCCATGCTTCCGGCAGATGTGCGCCGAGCCCACGTTGAGGGCCTCATTCACGTCCACGACCTGGACCGTTCCCCCTTCGCGGCCATGCCGAATTGCTCCCTGCCGGACTTCGAGTACCTGCTGAGCCACGGTTTCTCTCTGGGAAATGCGGTCATCACCCCGCCGCAGTCGATTGGGGTGGCTGCCACCGTTCTTGTTCAGCTGCTGGGCGCCATCTCTGGCGAGCAGTACGGCGGCATCTCGGTCCACGAATTAGACCGGCTGCTGGAACCCTTCGCCGAGAAGTCTCTAGAGAAGAATCGCGCGCTGTACGCGGAGGTGATCGACGACGCGGAGCGTATCGACGAACTCGCCCAGACCAAGACGGCGAAAGACATCTACGACGCCATGCAGGCGTTCGAGTACCAGGTCAACACCCTGACGACCTCCGCTGCGCAGACCCCATTCACCTCTATCTCGATGGGGCTCGGCACCTCGTGGTGCGCCCGGGAGATCCAAAAGGCCATCCTTGCCGTGCGGGAACAGGGCATGAGCGGGCACACCGCCATCTTCCCGAAGATCCTGTACATCGTCGATGAGGGCATCAACTTGGCCGAGGGCGACCCGAATTACGACATTAAGAAGCGCGCCATGGCCTGTTCCATGCGTCGGATTTACCCCGACCTCCTGTCCGCCCCGCGGATCCGGGAACTCAAGGACGGGCAGATGATTACCCCCATGGGGTGCCGCTCCTTCCTGCACCCCTGGCGCAATAGCCGCGGGGAGTACGAGCTGGTGGGGCGCAACAACCTGGGGGTGGTCTCGGTCAACCTTCCCCGGATCGCCACTGCTGCCCGGGGCAGCGTGGAGGACTTCTTCGCCGGGCTGGACGACGCGGTGGCCGTGGCGCTGCGCGGGCTGAAGCTGCGCGAGGAGGTGGTCCTCTCCGCTGACCTGGACAATGCGCCCCTGATGTACACCCAGGGCGGAATGGGCGACCCGACCGGAAAAACCTGCGTGCGCGACTACTACACGGGTGACAATGAGAAGCGCTCGTCTATCTCCCTGGGCTACATCGGGGTGCACAACGCGCTGGTCGCACTCACCGGCAACGAGCGTTGGCACGACGACCCGGAGGCCGTCGCACTATCGCACCGGATCCTCGAACGACTCGGGGAACTCGTCGACGCCGCGCAGCCGTCGTTCCATGCCTTCGTGTCTCTCTACGCCACTCCCTCGGAGTCCCTGTGTGACCGTTTCGCGGAGCTCGATCGCGCCTACTTCGGTACCTTGACCGGCGTTAATGACCGTGAGTACTACGAGAACTCTTTCCATTACGCCAGCTATCTACCCACCAACCCGGTGGCGAAGATCCGCTTCGAGTCTCGCTACATGTCCGCGACCCCGGGCGGGTTCATGTACTACGTGGAGGCACCGAATCTGTCGGTTAATCCACGCGCTTTCGAGGCGCTGTGGGATGAGGCCTATGACTACGTCGGCTACTTCGGCATCAATTCCCCGGTGGATACCTGCTTTGAGTGTGGATTCGAGGGAGAGTTCACCTGCGACAGCGAAGGCTATTGCTGCCCTGGCTGCGGAAATAGGGACGAGAATAAGGCCTCGGTAACCCGTCGCCTCTGTGGCTATCTGGGCTCTCCCATGAAGCGGCCAGTGGTTCACGGGAAACAAAGCGAGATCAATGCGCGCGTCAAGCACCTCTAA
- a CDS encoding DEAD/DEAH box helicase family protein yields the protein MTTPHRTNFAFVGLAFPRLLADCRNLEAAALTNPRASAMQARFVADQVVRHVCAFLTVPASAEASFADLAKDPRFRRFAPDAINTKIAAVRRFGNSAAHGAGFIDPTRMARVVQHLYDILVWAAANTSGLGQAALPTTGFDPSILTQAPKQAQLNDRQLSALERQLSQRTQETLQLTEQREQALRRAEQALEEAQRFKKKAAADALAKEELEREFAQLKAQLEEQTRRDLVAAQKDAGQVDTSSMYTISEADTRRDVIDPMLATAGFSRDRGNLLEEYRLPSGARIDYALMGSDGRVLAIVEGKKSGAAPSAGREQARQYADEVERATGHRPVIFYTTGYLVYLWDDALGYPPREVEGYATADELHQIISKRTQRRPLATTAHDTAIAGRPYQEEMIRAVTERFEAGHRRALVVMATGTGKTRVSLALIKLLQRAGWVKNVLFLADRVSLVNQAARAFSALYPEAGVVNLLESNPGPGSIYVSTYPTMMGLLGTGFSPYYFDLIVLDEAHRSIYNRYQRIIDYFDAFLLGLTATPRDEVDHNTYGLFHLRDGQPTGDYSLSRAIDEAYLVPFKAFAATSVVLHSGIAYSELSDEEKIAWDNQEWGVDEDGTPLAAPERAHAAEINATLLNTTTIDLVLTQVLEHAIKVNGADRMGKTIIFARSQQHADAIYRRLRIINPQVSAEVITYQSSRSQALIDSFSATTADSVDVAISVDMLDTGIDVPEVVNLVFFKPVHSQTKFWQMIGRGTRLCPDLFGPGLDKKEFFVFDYCDNLRRFSSEVEPGRTDGSAQRSLSERLFIARIQLLDALRSVNEQHDGLTADLTELLRTQVASVPIDSPLIAPATRPIVEKFRRALTWEALDAALLAEAEEHLASLPFASSGEEEYAKRFDLLIVGMQVRLANDEPIGDAAEEKVRRLARNLLTKTTVPAIAERADMLEEAARESWWESVSVDELEALRRGVRHLIRYVDRGHRNVVTVDVADELGALEHSVLDALHAAGTVVESSLEEKLREFLKGHGDALVLQKIRRAIPLTTVDVEHLEELVAQAQAGNVKDLHERLGVSLPRFARDVVGLDRDAAREAFADLLDGATLNSLQLKFMNQLIEGLVHNGHVTLGELFEAPYNDYGTPLDVFEDNIATVTTLKNRLEDLERRVDPVA from the coding sequence ATGACCACACCGCACCGCACCAACTTTGCCTTCGTCGGCCTCGCCTTCCCCCGGCTGCTGGCGGACTGCCGCAACCTCGAAGCAGCTGCGCTGACGAACCCGCGGGCGTCGGCCATGCAGGCGCGGTTCGTGGCCGATCAGGTGGTCCGGCACGTCTGCGCCTTCCTCACCGTCCCTGCGTCGGCCGAGGCCTCGTTTGCCGATCTCGCCAAGGATCCGCGGTTCCGCCGCTTCGCGCCCGACGCCATCAACACCAAGATTGCTGCGGTGCGCCGCTTCGGCAATAGCGCCGCCCACGGCGCTGGCTTCATTGACCCGACGCGGATGGCGCGCGTGGTCCAGCATCTCTACGACATCCTCGTCTGGGCGGCGGCGAATACCTCCGGGCTGGGTCAGGCTGCGCTGCCCACCACGGGTTTTGACCCCAGCATCCTCACCCAGGCCCCTAAGCAGGCACAACTCAACGACCGTCAACTCAGCGCGTTGGAAAGGCAGCTATCCCAGCGCACACAGGAGACTCTCCAGCTCACCGAGCAGCGCGAGCAGGCCCTACGCCGCGCCGAGCAGGCCTTGGAGGAGGCTCAGCGCTTCAAGAAAAAAGCCGCCGCTGACGCCTTGGCCAAAGAAGAGTTGGAACGGGAGTTCGCGCAGCTCAAAGCGCAGCTTGAAGAACAGACCCGCCGGGACCTCGTGGCTGCCCAAAAGGATGCGGGCCAGGTGGACACCTCCTCGATGTACACCATCAGCGAGGCCGATACGCGGCGCGACGTCATCGACCCGATGCTGGCCACAGCCGGGTTCAGTCGGGATAGAGGAAACCTCCTGGAGGAGTATCGCCTGCCCAGCGGCGCGAGGATTGACTACGCGCTCATGGGCAGCGACGGGCGCGTCCTGGCCATCGTGGAGGGGAAGAAGTCCGGGGCTGCGCCGTCGGCGGGCCGTGAGCAGGCCCGCCAGTATGCGGATGAGGTAGAGCGGGCCACGGGCCATCGGCCGGTCATCTTTTACACCACCGGCTACCTCGTTTACCTGTGGGATGATGCCCTGGGCTATCCGCCACGGGAAGTAGAAGGCTACGCCACCGCCGACGAGCTGCATCAGATCATCAGCAAACGCACGCAGCGTAGGCCGCTAGCCACCACAGCGCACGACACGGCAATCGCCGGGAGGCCATATCAGGAGGAGATGATCCGGGCAGTCACCGAGCGCTTCGAGGCCGGCCACCGCCGCGCCTTGGTGGTCATGGCGACCGGCACCGGCAAGACCCGGGTATCCCTGGCGCTGATCAAACTGCTTCAACGGGCCGGCTGGGTGAAAAACGTGCTCTTCCTCGCGGACCGGGTCTCTCTGGTCAACCAGGCCGCACGCGCCTTTTCCGCCCTGTACCCGGAAGCCGGCGTGGTTAACCTCCTGGAATCCAACCCCGGTCCGGGCAGCATCTACGTGTCTACCTACCCCACGATGATGGGGCTCTTAGGCACCGGTTTCAGCCCTTATTACTTTGATCTCATTGTCCTTGACGAGGCCCACCGCAGCATCTACAACCGCTACCAGCGCATCATCGACTACTTTGATGCCTTCCTTCTGGGGCTCACCGCCACCCCGCGCGACGAGGTGGACCACAACACCTACGGCCTGTTTCACCTCCGCGACGGCCAGCCGACCGGTGACTATAGCCTGAGCCGGGCCATCGATGAGGCCTACCTAGTGCCTTTCAAGGCCTTCGCCGCGACGTCCGTCGTCCTTCACTCCGGCATCGCCTACTCCGAACTCAGCGACGAGGAAAAGATCGCCTGGGATAACCAAGAGTGGGGAGTCGATGAGGACGGCACGCCACTGGCCGCCCCGGAGCGAGCACACGCCGCGGAGATCAACGCCACGCTGCTCAATACCACGACGATTGACCTGGTCCTCACCCAAGTCCTCGAGCACGCCATCAAGGTCAATGGGGCGGACCGGATGGGCAAGACCATCATCTTCGCCCGCAGCCAGCAGCACGCCGACGCCATCTACCGCCGCCTACGGATCATCAATCCGCAGGTCAGCGCGGAAGTCATCACGTATCAGTCCTCCCGTTCCCAGGCGCTCATTGACAGCTTCTCCGCTACTACGGCCGACTCCGTCGACGTCGCCATCAGCGTGGACATGCTCGACACGGGCATCGACGTCCCCGAGGTCGTCAACCTCGTGTTCTTCAAACCCGTGCACTCGCAGACGAAATTCTGGCAGATGATCGGCCGCGGCACCCGCCTGTGCCCGGATCTCTTCGGCCCCGGCCTGGACAAGAAGGAGTTCTTCGTCTTCGACTACTGCGATAACCTCCGCCGCTTCAGCAGTGAGGTGGAACCGGGTCGTACCGATGGCTCCGCCCAGCGCTCCTTGAGCGAGCGGCTCTTCATCGCCCGCATTCAGCTCCTCGACGCGCTGCGCAGCGTCAATGAGCAACATGACGGCCTCACCGCCGACCTCACCGAGCTGTTGCGCACGCAGGTTGCCAGCGTCCCTATAGATTCCCCGCTTATCGCGCCCGCCACGCGACCCATCGTGGAGAAGTTCCGCCGGGCCCTAACGTGGGAAGCGCTCGACGCCGCCCTGCTCGCCGAAGCCGAAGAGCACCTGGCGTCGCTGCCTTTCGCCTCCTCAGGTGAGGAAGAATATGCCAAGCGCTTCGACCTGCTCATCGTGGGCATGCAAGTGCGTCTCGCCAATGATGAACCTATCGGTGACGCGGCAGAGGAGAAGGTCAGACGGCTGGCGCGCAACCTGCTGACGAAGACGACGGTCCCCGCCATCGCCGAACGCGCTGACATGCTCGAGGAGGCCGCCCGCGAGTCATGGTGGGAGTCGGTGAGCGTCGACGAACTCGAGGCGCTACGACGCGGTGTGCGTCACCTCATCCGATACGTCGACCGGGGTCACCGCAATGTGGTTACCGTCGACGTCGCCGATGAGCTGGGCGCGCTGGAGCATAGTGTGCTCGACGCCCTCCATGCCGCCGGCACCGTGGTGGAAAGCTCCCTGGAAGAAAAACTACGCGAGTTCCTCAAAGGCCACGGTGACGCGCTGGTGCTGCAGAAGATTCGCCGGGCGATCCCGTTGACCACGGTGGACGTCGAGCACCTCGAAGAGCTGGTGGCGCAGGCCCAGGCCGGGAATGTTAAGGATCTTCACGAGCGCCTCGGCGTCTCCTTGCCGCGCTTCGCTCGGGATGTAGTGGGGTTGGATCGCGACGCCGCCCGGGAGGCTTTCGCCGATCTTCTCGACGGCGCCACTCTCAACTCCTTGCAGTTGAAGTTCATGAACCAGCTCATCGAGGGCCTGGTGCACAACGGCCATGTCACCCTCGGCGAGCTCTTCGAGGCACCGTATAACGACTATGGGACTCCGTTGGACGTGTTTGAGGACAACATCGCCACCGTCACCACGCTCAAGAACCGGCTGGAGGATCTAGAACGAAGAGTGGATCCCGTCGCCTAA
- the glpK gene encoding glycerol kinase GlpK, which produces MTEKKFVLAIDQGTTSSRAIVFDKTGTIQGIGQKEFTQIFPKAGWVEHDPKEIWSSVRDVVGLALSDAEINRHALAAVGITNQRETTIVWDKNTGEPVYNAIVWQDSRTAGFIRELAEDGGVDRFQKDTGLRLSPYFSGSKIRWILDNVEGARERAEAGDLIFGTPDTWVLWNLTGGVNGGVHVTDVTNASRTLLMDINTCQWREDICEIFGVPMSMLPEIKSSSEIYGYGRKNGLLVDTPISGILGDQQAATFAQACFEKGMAKNTYGTGCFMLMNTGETPMFSDNGLITTVAYKLGDGKPTYALEGSIAVTGSLIQWLRDNLGIIKTSAEVEKLAETVDDNGGVYFVPAFSGLFAPHWRDDARGAIVGLTRFNNAGHIARAALEATAFQTAEVLDAMNADSGVELKELRVDGGMTANAQLMQFQANVLGVDAVKPQVAETTALGAAYAAGLAVGYWDSLDDIVANWQESERFSPNIDVNKRERRMRLWKKAVTRTLDWVDEDTEVEEPTTTEE; this is translated from the coding sequence ATGACCGAGAAGAAGTTCGTCCTCGCCATCGACCAGGGCACCACCTCGTCGCGCGCCATCGTCTTCGACAAGACCGGCACCATCCAGGGCATCGGACAGAAGGAGTTCACCCAGATCTTCCCCAAGGCGGGCTGGGTGGAGCATGATCCGAAGGAGATCTGGTCCTCCGTCCGCGACGTCGTCGGCCTGGCCTTAAGCGACGCCGAAATCAACCGCCACGCCCTCGCCGCGGTGGGCATCACCAACCAGCGTGAAACCACCATTGTGTGGGACAAGAACACCGGCGAGCCCGTGTACAACGCCATCGTGTGGCAGGATTCCCGCACCGCCGGCTTCATCCGGGAGCTTGCCGAGGACGGCGGCGTGGACCGCTTCCAGAAGGACACCGGCCTGCGGCTGTCTCCCTACTTCTCCGGTTCGAAGATCCGGTGGATCCTCGACAACGTAGAGGGCGCCCGGGAGCGCGCCGAGGCCGGCGACCTGATCTTCGGCACCCCGGACACGTGGGTGCTGTGGAATCTCACCGGCGGAGTCAACGGCGGCGTCCACGTCACCGACGTCACCAACGCGTCGCGCACCCTGCTCATGGACATCAACACCTGCCAGTGGCGCGAGGACATCTGCGAGATCTTCGGCGTGCCCATGTCCATGCTTCCGGAGATCAAATCCTCCTCCGAAATCTACGGCTACGGCCGCAAGAACGGGCTGCTGGTGGACACCCCGATCTCCGGTATCCTCGGCGACCAGCAGGCCGCCACCTTCGCCCAGGCCTGCTTCGAGAAGGGCATGGCCAAGAACACCTACGGCACCGGCTGTTTCATGCTTATGAACACCGGCGAGACCCCCATGTTCAGCGACAACGGGCTCATCACCACGGTCGCGTACAAGCTCGGCGACGGCAAGCCCACCTACGCCCTGGAGGGATCCATCGCCGTGACCGGCTCCCTCATCCAGTGGCTGCGCGACAACCTCGGCATCATCAAGACCTCCGCCGAGGTGGAGAAGCTGGCTGAAACCGTCGACGACAACGGCGGCGTCTACTTCGTTCCCGCCTTCTCAGGGCTGTTCGCCCCGCACTGGCGCGACGACGCCCGCGGCGCCATCGTCGGCCTGACCCGCTTCAACAATGCCGGCCACATCGCCCGCGCCGCCTTGGAGGCCACCGCCTTCCAGACCGCGGAAGTCCTTGACGCGATGAACGCGGACTCCGGCGTGGAGCTTAAAGAACTGCGCGTCGACGGCGGCATGACCGCCAACGCCCAGCTCATGCAGTTCCAGGCCAACGTGCTTGGCGTCGACGCCGTCAAGCCTCAGGTCGCGGAAACCACCGCCCTGGGTGCGGCCTACGCTGCCGGCCTCGCCGTCGGCTACTGGGACAGCCTCGACGACATCGTCGCCAACTGGCAGGAGTCCGAGCGCTTCTCCCCGAACATCGACGTCAACAAGCGCGAGCGCCGCATGCGCCTGTGGAAGAAGGCCGTCACCCGGACCCTTGACTGGGTGGATGAGGACACCGAGGTCGAAGAGCCCACCACCACCGAGGAATAG
- a CDS encoding chymotrypsin family serine protease: MAFSLHRLAVLSGAFVASAACLTAGIPFATAATVAPGAPMVVTAKVPTHPALPAELDTARCSQGVPGTITLADGTKREVLVTAGHCVAALPGTQSQGQFVPSGVVYAPKKDGLELIGTADQWHIDFAANPGAPLSPMLLLDLMTGADWGVVTLEPGVDGTRVADSIDAAGKPSGHPVELTGVVDFPEVAPWGSSADNMGNPICKHGQTSGHSCGVQLFRTTDAVFSTGMNFEHGDSGGVNYDPRTNRVIGVTSQELSSISRTQPLDSALAAAFGVPDGHVAERFTLPASTAAHDGDFKPLNEEMAEFNQWADATLGPAPAPTTGSGATAPGDAPASPTLSSDAAEGLELLAGLIAGSSS; this comes from the coding sequence ATGGCCTTTTCTCTCCACCGCCTGGCTGTTCTCAGCGGCGCTTTCGTTGCCAGTGCGGCGTGCCTGACTGCCGGGATTCCATTCGCTACGGCCGCGACGGTGGCCCCGGGAGCACCCATGGTGGTCACTGCCAAGGTCCCCACTCACCCGGCTCTGCCCGCTGAGCTGGACACCGCTCGCTGCAGCCAAGGTGTCCCCGGCACCATCACCCTGGCCGATGGCACCAAGCGAGAGGTCCTCGTCACCGCCGGGCATTGCGTGGCGGCGCTGCCGGGGACGCAGTCTCAAGGCCAATTCGTTCCTAGCGGCGTGGTCTACGCCCCCAAGAAAGACGGCCTCGAGCTCATCGGAACCGCCGACCAGTGGCACATTGACTTCGCCGCGAACCCGGGAGCCCCTTTATCCCCGATGCTGCTCCTGGACCTCATGACCGGCGCCGACTGGGGAGTGGTGACGCTCGAACCTGGCGTCGACGGCACCCGGGTGGCCGACTCCATCGATGCCGCCGGTAAACCCAGCGGGCATCCGGTGGAGCTGACCGGGGTAGTGGATTTCCCTGAAGTGGCCCCATGGGGATCGTCGGCGGACAACATGGGCAACCCGATCTGCAAGCACGGCCAGACCAGCGGGCATTCCTGCGGCGTGCAGCTGTTCCGCACCACCGACGCGGTGTTTTCCACGGGAATGAACTTCGAGCACGGAGACTCCGGCGGGGTCAACTATGACCCGCGGACCAATAGGGTCATCGGCGTGACGTCCCAGGAGCTGAGCTCTATCAGCCGCACCCAGCCGCTGGACAGCGCGTTGGCCGCAGCCTTCGGCGTGCCCGACGGCCACGTGGCCGAACGCTTCACGCTGCCGGCATCCACGGCAGCCCACGATGGCGACTTCAAGCCCCTGAATGAGGAGATGGCGGAGTTCAACCAGTGGGCGGACGCCACCCTAGGCCCTGCTCCCGCACCCACTACCGGCTCTGGCGCAACGGCGCCGGGAGACGCTCCTGCTTCCCCGACGCTCTCCTCCGACGCCGCCGAAGGACTTGAGCTGCTTGCAGGCCTTATTGCCGGTTCCTCCTCGTAG
- the nrdG gene encoding anaerobic ribonucleoside-triphosphate reductase activating protein, giving the protein MRASSTSNAELLRAPNTPPKRLERIARADARSASWAERPEVRVADYKPFQALDGEGLRCSLYVSYCPFNCLGCYNKAAQKASYGVNFTAELEQRIVDDLGSRHVAGLSLLGGEPMLSAPGLLPLVRRIKRECPGKTIWTYTGYRFEVLAGLPGARAELLHHTDVLVDGQFIAEERDPANPPAFAGSANQRLVDVSASLAAGTVVEYRP; this is encoded by the coding sequence ATGCGCGCGTCAAGCACCTCTAATGCGGAACTTCTCAGGGCACCGAATACCCCGCCGAAGCGGCTCGAGCGTATCGCCCGGGCCGACGCCCGCTCTGCCAGCTGGGCCGAGCGCCCGGAGGTTCGGGTGGCCGACTACAAACCGTTCCAGGCCCTCGACGGGGAGGGGCTGCGCTGCTCCCTCTACGTCAGCTACTGTCCCTTCAACTGCCTCGGCTGCTACAACAAGGCCGCGCAGAAGGCCAGCTACGGGGTGAACTTCACTGCGGAGCTTGAGCAGCGCATCGTCGACGACCTCGGCTCCCGCCACGTGGCGGGCCTGAGCCTGCTCGGCGGGGAGCCGATGCTCTCCGCGCCGGGACTGCTGCCGCTGGTGCGCCGTATCAAAAGGGAGTGCCCGGGCAAGACGATCTGGACCTACACCGGTTATCGCTTCGAGGTGCTCGCCGGCCTGCCGGGTGCCCGCGCCGAGCTACTGCATCACACGGATGTGCTCGTCGACGGCCAATTCATCGCCGAGGAGCGGGACCCGGCGAACCCGCCCGCCTTCGCCGGCTCCGCCAACCAGCGCCTCGTGGACGTCTCAGCCTCCCTCGCCGCCGGCACGGTGGTGGAGTACCGGCCCTAG
- a CDS encoding chymotrypsin family serine protease, whose protein sequence is MSRITAAVATTMAAAALVPPASAVTPGEALLTVGGTRSLDCTAGPVLSVERPGQPTARIMLTAGHCATDDAGWQADAVYSSSGARVGALDKVKLAANTPGETLAGFIRMTTGADWATVLVDDSASGAVIDTPDGDVELTGVRDYRPTGLKEVSFDNAGDPICKIGLTTGHTCGTQLFRTYNSVYSSGLGFAPGDSGGINYDPRTGEIIGITVENFGAVGRTQTADAILQDAYGLADGEVATAAQVAH, encoded by the coding sequence GTGTCCCGAATCACTGCGGCGGTGGCGACGACGATGGCGGCGGCGGCCCTGGTCCCACCCGCATCGGCCGTCACCCCGGGTGAGGCCCTGCTCACGGTGGGCGGGACCCGTAGCCTCGACTGCACGGCGGGGCCGGTGCTGAGCGTCGAGCGTCCCGGCCAGCCGACGGCACGTATCATGCTCACCGCCGGTCACTGTGCCACGGACGACGCCGGGTGGCAGGCCGACGCTGTCTACTCCTCCAGCGGCGCCCGCGTCGGCGCCCTCGACAAGGTGAAGTTGGCCGCCAACACCCCCGGCGAGACCCTCGCCGGTTTCATCCGCATGACGACGGGCGCGGACTGGGCGACGGTGCTCGTCGACGACTCCGCCTCCGGCGCGGTCATTGACACACCGGACGGTGACGTGGAACTCACCGGGGTTCGGGATTATCGCCCCACCGGCCTAAAAGAAGTGAGCTTCGATAATGCCGGGGACCCGATCTGCAAGATCGGCCTGACGACGGGGCATACATGCGGAACTCAGCTCTTCCGTACCTATAACTCTGTCTACAGCTCCGGCCTGGGATTTGCCCCCGGTGACTCCGGCGGCATCAATTACGACCCGCGAACCGGTGAGATCATCGGCATCACGGTGGAAAATTTCGGTGCCGTCGGGCGCACCCAAACCGCTGATGCCATCCTCCAAGACGCCTACGGCCTAGCCGACGGAGAGGTCGCCACCGCCGCTCAGGTTGCCCACTAA